The Prosthecobacter sp. genome contains the following window.
GCGCCCGGTCTTCGGGTTCGTGATCCAGCCATTGTCGCTGACATAGACGAAGATCGTGTTCTCCTTCATGCCGTTGTCGTCGATGTGCTTCACCAGCGCGCCGCAGGTCTCATCAAACCAGTCCACCATGGCCCAATACTTCGCCACATGCTCGCTGGGGGCTTTATCCTTGTATTTATCGAGCAGACGCTGCGGCGGCGTGTGCGGATCGTGCGGCATCATCGGCGCATACCAGATGAAGAATGGCTTCTGCTGCTGCTTCGCCTCGCCAATGAAGTCATAGATCGGCTGCATCGTCTTGCGGCCGATGTCGAGCCCGGAATCGCCATGGCGGCCGCCTTTGGTCATCCCGTGCGTGAAGCCGCCGCGTGAGTAATGCTTCTGCCACCACTTGCCCGTTTGCAGGCTCAGGTAGCCCTTCTGCTTCAGCATCGTTGGCAGCGTGCCCGCTTCTTCGAGATGCTTGCTCATCACCTCACGGCCTGCTTCAAACTCCGGGCTGCTTTGAAAGCCTTTTTTTGCCACTCCGGCCGGAATGGGCGGGTCATTGCTCGTCACCTTGTGCTGATGCGGATACAGCCCCGTGATCATCGTCGCCAGACTCGGACAGCACAGACTGCTAGTCACGTAACCTCGGCGGAAGGTCAGGCTCTCGCCCGCCAACTTGTCGAGATTCGGCGTCTGGATGGCCGTGTGCCCCATGAACCCGTAATCGCTCCACAGATGGTCATCCGAAATGATCATCACAATATTCGGCGGTGTATCAGCGGCAGAGACAAACAACGGCAGAGCCAGTAACGAGAGGAATAGTCGGCGGATCATATGGGATGGTTTGGTTGGAAACGCGGCCTATTTCAAACTCTCGCGATACTTCGCCCACTTCTCGCGCAGTTCCTTTAGAATGGCGGCATGCTTCGCGTCAGTGATAAGGTTCTTCTCCTCCAGCGGATCGGCTTCGAGGTCGTAGAGTTCCTCGACGAGCGGATTGGGCTCGATCCAGCGAATGTACTTCCAGCGCAGCGTGCGCACAGCTTCGCTGGGTGGGATGCGGTCCTTCTTGGTGTGATGTTCGTAGAAGAACTCGGTGCGCCAGTCTTTTGGCACGTTGCCTTCGAGCAATGGCTTCAAACTGCGGCCTTGCATCGCTGCGGGAACCGAAATTCCGGCCAGATCGAGCATCGTGGGCGCGAGATCGACGTTCAGGGCCATCTCGGTCACGCTGATGCCCCGGCGTTCCTTCGGCAGCCGTGGATCGCGGATGATGAGCGGCACGCGCATGTCCTCTTCATAGGCATACCATTTATCCGCCATGCCACGATCAGCGAGCGCATAGCCGTTGTCGGCGGTGAAGATGATGATCGTGTTCGTCAACTGACCTTGCTGCTCCAATGTCGCCAAGATGCGGCCGATTTCGCGATCCACACCGGTGATGAGGCGGTAGTAGTCGTGCAGGATGTCCTGCGCCTTCTGCGCTTCATCGAAGCGCCACTCCCAACGGCGGCGGCCTTCGCTCTTCTGTACGAATTCGGGCAGGCGCTTGAAGGCTGCGTCCGTCGCCAGCTTCGGCAACGGGATCTCGATGCCGTCATAAAGCCCCTCATCGCGTGGATCAGGCTCATACTCTCTCTTTTCGTGATCGCGGGCATGCACGGCGTTGAAGCTGATGCTCAGCGAGAACGGTTTGTCTTTCGGTGCACTTGTCAGGAAACTCAGCGCGTCATTGCCCATCTTCGCGGTCTTGTG
Protein-coding sequences here:
- a CDS encoding sulfatase; protein product: MIRRLFLSLLALPLFVSAADTPPNIVMIISDDHLWSDYGFMGHTAIQTPNLDKLAGESLTFRRGYVTSSLCCPSLATMITGLYPHQHKVTSNDPPIPAGVAKKGFQSSPEFEAGREVMSKHLEEAGTLPTMLKQKGYLSLQTGKWWQKHYSRGGFTHGMTKGGRHGDSGLDIGRKTMQPIYDFIGEAKQQQKPFFIWYAPMMPHDPHTPPQRLLDKYKDKAPSEHVAKYWAMVDWFDETCGALVKHIDDNGMKENTIFVYVSDNGWITNPKTGRYADKSKQSQYDGGLRSPIMIRWPGKVQPKMSGELAQSIDLAPTLLKAAGLEPTKAMPGINLLDDAAVSARKTIYGECFTHNFVDLNVPATSLKWRWIVDGHDKLIVPNKANQPDDVVELYDLKADPTEEKNLAAEGADKVKKLSAKLDAWWKP
- a CDS encoding sulfatase, coding for MLLSLALICPLLLQAAPAKPNVVFLLVDDLRYNALGCMGDKIVQTPNIDRLAKEGVLFKNMFVTTSICAVSRATCLTGQWMRRHGIEDFAAGISDAAWKDTYPAQFRAAGFHTGFIGKYGVGSPQVTTERGASFDFWRGEPGQAGKFFIEPNDPTRTHKTAKMGNDALSFLTSAPKDKPFSLSISFNAVHARDHEKREYEPDPRDEGLYDGIEIPLPKLATDAAFKRLPEFVQKSEGRRRWEWRFDEAQKAQDILHDYYRLITGVDREIGRILATLEQQGQLTNTIIIFTADNGYALADRGMADKWYAYEEDMRVPLIIRDPRLPKERRGISVTEMALNVDLAPTMLDLAGISVPAAMQGRSLKPLLEGNVPKDWRTEFFYEHHTKKDRIPPSEAVRTLRWKYIRWIEPNPLVEELYDLEADPLEEKNLITDAKHAAILKELREKWAKYRESLK